One stretch of Pelmatolapia mariae isolate MD_Pm_ZW linkage group LG3_W, Pm_UMD_F_2, whole genome shotgun sequence DNA includes these proteins:
- the LOC134624568 gene encoding oocyte zinc finger protein XlCOF6-like isoform X1 yields MSSTQKDQHGPRSQRSQEADKPHRRKREKTYSCDECGKDFAVKAKLKQHQVIHTVERPFSCDLCGKSFSFKISLKRHQLIHSGVKAYSCDQCGRAFTHSSSLQNHLLIHSGIKAYSCDECGKEFTEKAKLKLHQVIHTGERPFSCDLCGKSFSRKDSLKQHHLIHSGVKAYSCDQCGRAFTHSGSLQSHLVTHSGIKAYSCDECGKDFAMKANLKLHQVIHTGERPFSCDLCGTSFSRKDHLKQHQLIHSGVKAYSCDQCGKAFTHSSSLKNHLLTHSGIKAYSCDECGKEFTEKAKLKLHQVIHTGERPFSCDLCGKSFSRKDHLKQHQLIHSGVKAYSCEQCGRAFTHSSSLQRHLVTHSGIKAYSCDECGKDFAMKATLKLHQVIHTGERPFSCDLCGKSFSRKGHLKQHQLIHSGFKAYSCDQCGKAFTHSSNLKNHLLIHSGIKAYSCDECGKEFAEKAKLKQHQVIHSGVKAYSCGLCGKGFTQRGHLQRHLVTHSGIKAYSCDIYGKTFSQRGHRNTHLRIHTRHDVYCCEQCSKEFTTDEKLQRHMFTHTEGRPYKCDLCEKTFKSPHYLRRHQQIHTRKRLYKCSYCEKQSDTEGSSSQPCHHCGGGKDFRCDLCGKTFSCQADLKTHQHRHTGDKLKYCKECGRSFTTSRDLKRHELIHSGVKKHLCDQCGSSFTTAGDLKTHKRVHTGEKPHKHTQPHKHQRDHSGLKSLPSLDHGESEETERSSGFRVRLKKLEIRLHRVQIESFKLVLN; encoded by the exons gaccaacatggaccaagaagtcagcgctctcaggaggccgacaaacctcacagaagaaagagagagaaaacatacagctgtgacgagtgtgggaaggattttgctgtgaaggctaaactaaaacagcatcaggtcatccacactgtagagagaccgttcagctgtgacttgtgtggaaagtctttttcctttAAGATTTCCCTAAAacgacaccaactcatccacagtggagttaaagcgtacagctgtgatcagtgtggcagagcttttactcacagtagcaGCTTACAGAATCATTTACTTatccactctggaattaaggcatacagctgtgacgagtgtgggaaggagtTTACTGAGAAGGCTAAACTAAAacttcatcaggtcatccacactggagagagaccgttcagctgtgacttgtgtggaaagtctttttccaggaAGGATTCCCTAAAACAGCACCatctcatccacagtggagttaaagcgtacagctgtgatcagtgtggcagagcttttactcacagtggcagcttacagagtcatctagttacccactctggaattaaggcatacagctgtgacgagtgtgggaaggattttgcTATGAAGGCTAACCTAAAacttcatcaggtcatccacactggagagagaccgttcagctgtgacttgtgtggaacgTCTTTTTCCAGGAAGGATCACCtaaaacaacaccaactcatccacagtggagttaaagcgtacagctgtgatcagtgtggcaaagcttttactcacagtagcaGCTTAAAGAATCATTTacttacccactctggaattaaggcatacagctgtgacgagtgtgggaaggagtTTACTGAGAAGGCTAAACTAAAacttcatcaggtcatccacactggagagagaccgttcagctgtgacttgtgtggaaagtctttttccaggaAGGATCACCtaaaacaacaccaactcatccacagtggagttaaagcgtacagctgtgaacagtgtggcagagcttttactcacagtagcaGCTTACAGAgacatctagttacccactctggaattaaggcatacagctgtgacgagtgtggaaaggaTTTTGCTATGAAGGCTACCCTAAAacttcatcaggtcatccacactggagagagaccgttcagctgtgacttgtgtggaaagtctttttccaggaAGGGTCACCtaaaacaacaccaactcatccacagtggatttaaagcgtacagctgtgatcagtgtggcaaagcttttactcacagtagcaACTTAAAGAATCATTTACTTatccactctggaattaaggcatacagctgtgacgagtgtgggaaggagtTTGCTGAGAAGGCTAAACTAAAacagcatcaggtcatccacagtggagttaaagcgtataGCTGTGGCTTGTGTGGCAAAGGTTTTACTCAAAGGGGTCACTTACAGaggcatctagttacccactctggaattaaggcatacagctgtgacatctatggaaaaactttcagccagaGAGGGCACCGAAAtacacacctacgcattcacaccagacatgatgtgtactgCTGTGAACAATGTAGCAAAGAGTTTACAACAGACGAAAAGTTACAACgacacatgtttacccacactgagggacgaccttataaatgtgacctgtgtgagaagacttttaaatctccacattACCTGAGacgacaccaacagatccacaccagaaagagactctacaagtgcagttactgtgag aagcagagcgacacagaaggatccagttctcaaccctgtcatcactgtggtggtgggaaagactttCGTTGTGAcctctgtggaaaaactttcagttgCCAAGCTGACCTAAAAACACatcaacacagacacactggagacaaactgaaatactgcaaagaatgtgggagaagcttcACCACATCACGTGACTTAAAACGACATGAACTGATccacagtggggttaaaaagcacctctgtgatcagtgtgggtcatccttcaccactgcaggtgaccttaaaacacacaaacgagtccacacaggagagaaaccacacaagcacacacaaccacacaaacatcagcgtgatcactCAGGGCTGAAATCTCTCCCATCACTGGATCACggtgaatctgaagagacagaaagatcctctggTTTCAGAGTCAGACTCAAAaagcttgagatcaggctccacagagttcagatagaATCATTTAAACTTGTGTTGAACTGA
- the LOC134624568 gene encoding oocyte zinc finger protein XlCOF6-like isoform X2, protein MSSTQKDQHGPRSQRSQEADKPHRRKREKTYSCDECGKDFAVKAKLKQHQVIHTVERPFSCDLCGKSFSFKISLKRHQLIHSGVKAYSCDQCGRAFTHSSSLQNHLLIHSGIKAYSCDECGKEFTEKAKLKLHQVIHTGERPFSCDLCGKSFSRKDSLKQHHLIHSGVKAYSCDQCGRAFTHSGSLQSHLVTHSGIKAYSCDECGKDFAMKANLKLHQVIHTGERPFSCDLCGTSFSRKDHLKQHQLIHSGVKAYSCDQCGKAFTHSSSLKNHLLTHSGIKAYSCDECGKEFTEKAKLKLHQVIHTGERPFSCDLCGKSFSRKDHLKQHQLIHSGVKAYSCEQCGRAFTHSSSLQRHLVTHSGIKAYSCDECGKDFAMKATLKLHQVIHTGERPFSCDLCGKSFSRKGHLKQHQLIHSGFKAYSCDQCGKAFTHSSNLKNHLLIHSGIKAYSCDECGKEFAEKAKLKQHQVIHSGVKAYSCGLCGKGFTQRGHLQRHLVTHSGIKAYSCDIYGKTFSQRGHRNTHLRIHTRHDVYCCEQCSKEFTTDEKLQRHMFTHTEGRPYKCDLCEKTFKSPHYLRRHQQIHTRKRLYKCSYCEQSDTEGSSSQPCHHCGGGKDFRCDLCGKTFSCQADLKTHQHRHTGDKLKYCKECGRSFTTSRDLKRHELIHSGVKKHLCDQCGSSFTTAGDLKTHKRVHTGEKPHKHTQPHKHQRDHSGLKSLPSLDHGESEETERSSGFRVRLKKLEIRLHRVQIESFKLVLN, encoded by the exons gaccaacatggaccaagaagtcagcgctctcaggaggccgacaaacctcacagaagaaagagagagaaaacatacagctgtgacgagtgtgggaaggattttgctgtgaaggctaaactaaaacagcatcaggtcatccacactgtagagagaccgttcagctgtgacttgtgtggaaagtctttttcctttAAGATTTCCCTAAAacgacaccaactcatccacagtggagttaaagcgtacagctgtgatcagtgtggcagagcttttactcacagtagcaGCTTACAGAATCATTTACTTatccactctggaattaaggcatacagctgtgacgagtgtgggaaggagtTTACTGAGAAGGCTAAACTAAAacttcatcaggtcatccacactggagagagaccgttcagctgtgacttgtgtggaaagtctttttccaggaAGGATTCCCTAAAACAGCACCatctcatccacagtggagttaaagcgtacagctgtgatcagtgtggcagagcttttactcacagtggcagcttacagagtcatctagttacccactctggaattaaggcatacagctgtgacgagtgtgggaaggattttgcTATGAAGGCTAACCTAAAacttcatcaggtcatccacactggagagagaccgttcagctgtgacttgtgtggaacgTCTTTTTCCAGGAAGGATCACCtaaaacaacaccaactcatccacagtggagttaaagcgtacagctgtgatcagtgtggcaaagcttttactcacagtagcaGCTTAAAGAATCATTTacttacccactctggaattaaggcatacagctgtgacgagtgtgggaaggagtTTACTGAGAAGGCTAAACTAAAacttcatcaggtcatccacactggagagagaccgttcagctgtgacttgtgtggaaagtctttttccaggaAGGATCACCtaaaacaacaccaactcatccacagtggagttaaagcgtacagctgtgaacagtgtggcagagcttttactcacagtagcaGCTTACAGAgacatctagttacccactctggaattaaggcatacagctgtgacgagtgtggaaaggaTTTTGCTATGAAGGCTACCCTAAAacttcatcaggtcatccacactggagagagaccgttcagctgtgacttgtgtggaaagtctttttccaggaAGGGTCACCtaaaacaacaccaactcatccacagtggatttaaagcgtacagctgtgatcagtgtggcaaagcttttactcacagtagcaACTTAAAGAATCATTTACTTatccactctggaattaaggcatacagctgtgacgagtgtgggaaggagtTTGCTGAGAAGGCTAAACTAAAacagcatcaggtcatccacagtggagttaaagcgtataGCTGTGGCTTGTGTGGCAAAGGTTTTACTCAAAGGGGTCACTTACAGaggcatctagttacccactctggaattaaggcatacagctgtgacatctatggaaaaactttcagccagaGAGGGCACCGAAAtacacacctacgcattcacaccagacatgatgtgtactgCTGTGAACAATGTAGCAAAGAGTTTACAACAGACGAAAAGTTACAACgacacatgtttacccacactgagggacgaccttataaatgtgacctgtgtgagaagacttttaaatctccacattACCTGAGacgacaccaacagatccacaccagaaagagactctacaagtgcagttactgtgag cagagcgacacagaaggatccagttctcaaccctgtcatcactgtggtggtgggaaagactttCGTTGTGAcctctgtggaaaaactttcagttgCCAAGCTGACCTAAAAACACatcaacacagacacactggagacaaactgaaatactgcaaagaatgtgggagaagcttcACCACATCACGTGACTTAAAACGACATGAACTGATccacagtggggttaaaaagcacctctgtgatcagtgtgggtcatccttcaccactgcaggtgaccttaaaacacacaaacgagtccacacaggagagaaaccacacaagcacacacaaccacacaaacatcagcgtgatcactCAGGGCTGAAATCTCTCCCATCACTGGATCACggtgaatctgaagagacagaaagatcctctggTTTCAGAGTCAGACTCAAAaagcttgagatcaggctccacagagttcagatagaATCATTTAAACTTGTGTTGAACTGA